The Nitrospirota bacterium sequence ACAGGCAGATGGAGGCACAAGGACAGCCGCTATCACAGGGGCTTTCATAAGTCTCATGGAGGCAATGAGATATGCCATGAAAACAGGACTGCTTAAGACAATGCCTGTCAGAGACTATGTTGCCGCAGTGAGTGTTGGGATTGTTGATGGCGAGCCAAGATTAGACCTCGCATATGAGGAGGACTCAAAGGCAGAGGTAGATATGAATGTCGTAATGACAGGCAAAGGTGAAATCGTTGAAATACAGGGTACTGCCGAAGGCAGACCTTTTAAGACTCTGACCCTCAATGAGCTTCTCATGCTCGCAAAAGACGGCATCGACAGACTGATAAAACTACAAAGGGCGGAAATAGGCGAAGGTGTGTTAAAATAAAAAAGGAGGTTTAGAATTTGAATATATTCAGGAGTTTGTTTGTCTGGCTTCTCATAGGAGTCATGATGATTCTTCTTTTCAATCTTCTCAATGCTCCTAAGAAGACAGAGGATGAGATTAAGTTTTCTGAGTTCCTTCAGAGGGTCGAGGCAAACGAGGTGCAGGAGGTCGTCATAAAAGACACCCAGATAACAGGCAGACTGAAGGACGGAAAAAAGTTTAAGACCTATCTTGCCGAATACCCGGAGCTTATTAAGGAGCTTAAGGCAAAAGGGGTGGAGATTACCGTAAAGCCTCCTGAGGAGACCCCGTGGTATGTAAACTTCTTCTTCTCATGGGGACCTATTATATTCCTTGTCTTTATCTGGATATTCTTTATGAGGCAGATGCAGGCAGGCGGAAATAAGGCACTTTCTTTTGGAAAGGCAAAGGCAAGGCTTGTCCCGGAAAAATCCGTTAAGACCACATTTGCCGATGTAGCAGGCATCGATGAGGCAAAGGTAGAAGTTCAGGAGATAATCGACTTTCTTAAGGACCCTCAGAGGTTCCTCAAGTTAGGAGGTAAGATTCCAAAGGGTGCTCTTCTTGTTGGCTCTCCTGGAACTGGAAAGACACTTCTTGCAAAGGCAATAGCAGGCGAGGCAGGTGTGCCGTTCTTTAGCATCTCTGGCTCTGACTTCGTAGAGATGTTTGTTGGAGTCGGCGCCTCGAGGGTAAGAGACCTGTTTGAGCAGGCAAGAAAAAATGCACCGTGCATAGTATTTATAGATGAGATAGATGCAGTTGGAAGGCATAGAGGTGCAGGATTAGGCGGAGGACACGATGAGCGGGAGCAGACCCTCAATCAGCTCCTTGTCGAGATGGACGGCTTTGAAGGCAAAGAGGGCGTCATAATACTTGCCGCAACGAACAGGCCCGATGTCTTAGACCCAGCACTTCTTAGACCCGGAAGGTTTGACAGACAAATCGTTGTTCCCACACCCGATGTAAAGGGAAGACATGAAATCCTTAAGGTGCATACAAA is a genomic window containing:
- the rph gene encoding ribonuclease PH, whose translation is MRPDGRKPYELRQVKITKNFISFAEGSALIEVGQTRVICTASIEEKVPQFLKDQKKGWITAEYSMLPRSTQTRLTRESTHGRVGGRTHEIQRLIGRALRSVVDLDALGERTVWLDCDVIQADGGTRTAAITGAFISLMEAMRYAMKTGLLKTMPVRDYVAAVSVGIVDGEPRLDLAYEEDSKAEVDMNVVMTGKGEIVEIQGTAEGRPFKTLTLNELLMLAKDGIDRLIKLQRAEIGEGVLK
- a CDS encoding ATP-dependent metallopeptidase FtsH/Yme1/Tma family protein translates to MNIFRSLFVWLLIGVMMILLFNLLNAPKKTEDEIKFSEFLQRVEANEVQEVVIKDTQITGRLKDGKKFKTYLAEYPELIKELKAKGVEITVKPPEETPWYVNFFFSWGPIIFLVFIWIFFMRQMQAGGNKALSFGKAKARLVPEKSVKTTFADVAGIDEAKVEVQEIIDFLKDPQRFLKLGGKIPKGALLVGSPGTGKTLLAKAIAGEAGVPFFSISGSDFVEMFVGVGASRVRDLFEQARKNAPCIVFIDEIDAVGRHRGAGLGGGHDEREQTLNQLLVEMDGFEGKEGVIILAATNRPDVLDPALLRPGRFDRQIVVPTPDVKGRHEILKVHTKAMPLAEDVDLEVIARGTPGFTGADLANIVNEAALFAARKSREKVQMSDFEEAKDKVLMGVERKSMIISETEKRNTAYHEAGHVLVAKLTPGTDPIHKVSIIPRGRALGITQQLPIDDRYTYSKDFLVKALMVLLGGRAAEEIALKHLTTGAGNDLEKATEIARKMVTEWGMSEKLGPLTFGKREEQIFLGKELTKHKDYSEKTAEEIDTEVKRIVMEAYEKAKSLLLEATDILHAFAARLLEKETMDLKEIDELLRQLQLPEKQESLTA